The following proteins come from a genomic window of Stigmatopora nigra isolate UIUO_SnigA chromosome 9, RoL_Snig_1.1, whole genome shotgun sequence:
- the xirp1 gene encoding xin actin-binding repeat-containing protein 1 isoform X1 — MDFKHTAVTCLGRCSVPTCYQRLTHSDVGRTTNGPTKSYNKVSGCLYEDKDSVSASLTKRNILTTQARNRTITCSSVRERSALYLLRAASIGSIEVSTQPGKIGTSERRIKSNKMSERSSKVTVSDTCHDEDLPLPPPPPMLAKALDYEGSSALNNPPVPPPKETFSTYYQQRQKSELKRLFKHIHPDIRHLGYAVDDDIINAVHTDDIEPADVSYLGEVQSMKWIFENWNLDTIGDLHTTNKLLEKEDLTGGNVRSTSSMFEHSDGKQPFPQALTKRQISVRGDVRTSAWLFETQPLDALNKKEELVEAMLKEPIQPGDVSKTRLLFETKRQSDVGRCNSIEDSTFLKLMSELQEQKGDVQKTVKLFQAERSCAFRDKSGNIHTVKSICREEINSGNTNSVRWLFETQPLDLINKESDEVKIIQGISLEEAIRGGVDRKRWMFETQSFDTIQEAVEVDNFKDTLVDYTKEADVTSKKKLFEKQPLTTLGGNNEKILENDKIIGMDVKTSLWLFETQRMETLKDNYEVGCLKKITLSADEQGAIKDLKKIFESSCPENPSLRKQPVIERGNVMGFKQLFETIPLSKITNGDDENNTSENQRSEDTPLYALKDSSGNFHKLTNVSREEFIKGKVQNYKWMFETKPLHDLTEGKENVEIIKGITREEDTMGDVKLAKWLFETQTTNGIHCKFNQMKSGPSVEAETCKGDVKTCKWLFETQPMDVLYEKSDKASEKETIDNNSVKSITWLFESQPLDSIKDGEEYNLNLSTTPQDAAKSKIADQTVKHLFETEILDSTRNDETEHDLRCISKVNFQSGDVSRVKELFETQSLDEIGSEMVASPEYSDDQIQRGSVHKFTWLFENCPMNTLNKEDVENIEKINEAVNGDVKNKKFIFETSSLDKIQEQPLEQRSVDAELLKSDVNVKTSTMMFESLPLYAIRDKEGQFHEVTTVKKDEVLSGDVRGARWMFETRPLEAIKAENEVYVIRAVTQEDVEKGDVKSARWKFETQPLDSLNIREEPSVKVTEDVGSSNVQLNKQLFESESNNKLVRMVSVTDIQRGDVRTSTWLFENQAIDSLKGEPQEQSPVKTVHREDTQKGDVKRCTWLFESQPLDKIKEPVETSLHGSEETISEADMKCTTWLFETTPLDKINDTMSFLSKLNLITSSGIVIEEKERQNVTMAKFSVESPNDVQIQKQEVVEGNLRNIILQLLFKPSGPKVTLLREVEKGKVNTTEVQLPVYQSSMTTSIDRDQILQNIVHMIDELLCQDTNFKKGILMQETTSGEADISVYSLICHCKAGTQSPVIQRCDVKPAIGNLLATASSPKIGTSCKIHENEKGNVNLYTNCIENGDLSFLKSLHSEETEDNVEYDIVGKEQIEIVQGNVREAKRSLCQQKEMVERTIVDVQRGDVKNTKKVFSSECSIISENTIPRDDIIPGDVSTAKQQLATIQTAVVQKEDIVAGDIKASMQSLERAKKQSLIIERESVIPGNIYDMDLSCKCPEPEGSQVQKEAIVFGDVKAAKKSLQMAKQQGMHVERGVLAPGKLYNLDVSAQEGNSSVVVQSSSPCRNQQMKTCPKVSGVVKSLENHVSVDSCQQGDISNSANLNSCSAPDLPFISNECNELTTEDEPEDVIEGDIKSAIRSLQIPAMEQRFTDNEDIMRGTIQQALQSLEKSNVNVSKGDFKSAMLYRNSGRASSGKSKAVHKQNVAVSMLSIDTTLSPSISVTCEDQASTTAHNPSYCPVENGSSKAFSSEVVNAPPCLATTPQKLKPAFPAKPEWTKPKITDCANVSHVNKINPLSPENAKHYSPLPHDKFIADKLHSTSPSDERNAKQKINGAEEIEQLMTDFEDNSKHERNLSLKHILNEFERKGLRKNNPGLNNIAIDKCELNNPIKNATITQHCSSNISPLKNQPSENDMLETGIMTNAHQTTKTTKGNDSKVVLRNKKVCETETEWRQRLSKHMDEIVMGNVEAATEIFENMKKREELKGILSQVQEIEGERSNVVVGSLKLFCNNIPGWMVSVSENSKDDDLESVSSVETVFEDLENASKVIIDLKEQTLAKLLDIEETIKKALYSISNLKSDADIAGLSGLFDESLKSEQPNRQSKNIRKISIVSSKVKSGQGKDIKNTPTDSCPPKQEKDRKVSKATRQSSFQSSPSFISIHSAARKPIEQSKPPMGSVNPSTEMNGQGNPTHEYGPKAANSKVSVIQVQTVPDEPAAIIDTKTVSETYKETDGFGNVFVSSVTSTFVAKQSDRESAAVFEVAGGPSRYEVMTSPLCQSPSEVIMLSNANEKGKTFSKAKEEQ, encoded by the exons AAGACAAAGATAGTGTATCTGCATCACTGACCAAGAGGAACATCCTTACCACACAAGCCAGGAATAGGACAATAACTTGCTCCTCTGTTAGAGAGAGGTCAGCTCTCTATCTGCTAAGAGCAGCATCCATTGGCTCCATTGAAGTTTCAACACAGCCA GGAAAGATTGGTACATCAGAGAGAAGGATTAAAAGCAACAAG atgtCTGAGAGATCCAGTAAAGTCACCGTTTCTGATACATGTCATGATGAAGATCTTCCTCTTCCACCCCCTCCTCCTATGCTGGCAAAGGCCCTAGACTATGAAGGGTCCTCAGCATTAAACAACCCCCCTGTACCACCGCCTAAAGAAACATTTTCCACATACTACCAGCAAAGGCAGAAGAGTGAACTGAAAAGACTCTTTAAGCACATCCACCCAGACATTAGACATCTTGGTTATGCTGTGGATGATGACATAATCAATGCAGTGCACACAGATGACATTGAGCCAGCAGATGTATCTTATCTGGGAGAAGTACAGTCAATGAAGTGGATATTTGAAAACTGGAATCTGGATACCATCGGGGATCTTCATACAACCAATAAATTGTTGGAGAAGGAAGACTTAACAGGTGGAAATGTTAGAAGCACTTCCTCCATGTTTGAGCACTCTGATGGCAAACAGCCATTTCCACAGGCATTAACTAAAAGACAGATCTCAGTCAGAGGGGATGTAAGAACATCTGCCTGGCTGTTTGAAACCCAACCCTTAGATGCCCTGAACAAAAAGGAAGAATTGGTTGAAGCAATGTTGAAAGAGCCTATCCAGCCAGGAGATGTAAGTAAGACACGCCTATTGTTTGAGACCAAACGACAAAGTGATGTTGGACGTTGTAACTCCATCGAGGACAGTACCTTCCTGAAACTGATGTCTGAGCTCCAGGAACAAAAAGGGGATGTCCAAAAGACTGTAAAGCTCTTTCAAGCAGAACGTAGCTGTGCTTTTCGAGACAAAAGTGGTAACATCCATACAGTTAAATCCATCTGTAGGGAGGAAATCAACAGTGGCAACACAAACAGTGTCCGTTGGTTATTTGAAACCCAGCCTTTGGACCTAATTAACAAGGAAAGTGACGAGGTGAAAATTATTCAGGGCATATCATTAGAGGAGGCAATCAGAGGTGGGGTGGATAGAAAGAGGTGGATGTTTGAAACCCAGTCTTTTGACACCATACAAGAGGCTGTAGAAGTGGACAATTTCAAGGATACACTGGTTGACTACACAAAAGAGGCTGATGTCACCAGCAAGAAAAAGCTGTTTGAGAAGCAACCACTGACAACACTGGGAGGAAATAATGAAAAGATTTTggaaaatgataaaattattGGAATGGATGTCAAGACATCTTTGTGGCTCTTTGAAACGCAACGCATGGAGACTCTCAAGGATAACTATGAAGtagggtgtttaaaaaaaattactctTTCAGCTGATGAACAAGGAGCAATAAAAGacctaaagaaaatatttgagaGCTCTTGCCCTGAAAATCCTTCCTTGAGAAAACAACCAGTGATTGAAAGGGGTAATGTTATGGGTTTCAAGCAACTGTTTGAAACAATTCCTCTCAGTAAAATTACTAATGGTGATGATGAGAATAATACATCAGAAAATCAGAGGTCTGAGGACACACCATTATATGCGTTAAAAGACAGCTCGGGAAATTTCCACAAGTTGACAAACGTCAGCCGTGAAGAATTCATTAAGGGGAAGGTCCAAAACTACAAATGGATGTTTGAGACCAAGCCTTTACATGATCTTACagaaggaaaggaaaatgtTGAGATAATCAAAGGCATCACTCGAGAGGAAGACACAATGGGTGATGTGAAGCTGGCAAAATGGCTTTTTGAAACCCAGACAACAAATGGCATCCATTGCAAGTTCAACCAGATGAAGTCAGGCCCTTCTGTTGAGGCCGAAACATGTAAAGGTGATGTCAAGAcatgcaaatggttgtttgagACCCAACCAATGGatgttttgtatgaaaaatcaGATAAAGCGAGTGAAAAAGAGACTATTGACAACAATAGTGTCAAGTCAATTACGTGGCTTTTTGAATCACAACCATTAGACAGCATAAAAGATGGGGAGGAATACAATTTAAATCTCTCCACTACCCCACAAGATGCTGCAAAATCCAAGATAGCAGACCAAACAGTCAAACATCTTTTTGAGACAGAGATTCTGGATAGTACAAGGAATGATGAGACCGAACATGATTTGAGATGCATCAGCAAAGTGAACTTTCAGTCAGGAGATGTTTCAAGGGTCAAAGAACTTTTTGAAACCCAGTCCCTTGATGAAATAGGATCAGAAATGGTGGCAAGTCCTGAATACAGCGATGATCAAATTCAGAGAGGGTCTGTCCACAAATTCACATGGTTGTTTGAAAACTGCCCAATGAATACACTCAACAAAGAGGATGTTGAAAACATTGAGAAAATTAATGAAGCTGTGAACGGGGATGTAAAGAACAAAAAGTTTATATTTGAAACCTCATCACTGGACAAAATCCAGGAGCAACCTCTTGAACAGAGGTCAGTTGATGCCGAATTGCTGAAGAGTGATGTTAATGTGAAGACCAGCACAATGATGTTTGAATCCTTGCCCTTGTATGCCATACGGGATAAAGAGGGACAATTTCATGAGGTGACAACTGTGAAAAAGGATGAAGTCTTAAGTGGTGATGTGAGAGGAGCCAGGTGGATGTTTGAGACTAGGCCTCTTGAGGCCATCAAAGCAGAAAATGAAGTTTATGTGATCCGGGCTGTGACACAAGAGGATGTTGAAAAGGGAGATGTCAAATCAGCCCGATGGAAGTTTGAGACACAACCACTGGACTCCCTAAACATTAGAGAGGAACCTTCTGTTAAGGTCACTGAAGACGTTGGGAGCAGCAACGTGCAGTTAAATAAACAACTTTTTGAATCTGAATCAAACAACAAGCTTGTAAGAATGGTCAGTGTCACTGACATTCAGCGTGGAGATGTTAGGACCTCCACTTGGCTTTTTGAGAATCAGGCAATTGACAGTCTCAAAGGAGAACCTCAAGAACAAAGTCCAGTCAAAACTGTCCACAGAGAGGACACCCAGAAAGGAGATGTTAAACGTTGCACTTGGCTCTTTGAATCACAGCCACTGGACAAAATTAAGGAGCCAGTAGAAACATCTTTACATGGTTCAGAGGAAACCATCTCAGAGGCTGACATGAAGTGCACAACCTGGCTTTTTGAGACAACTCCGTTGGACAAGATAAATGACACTATGTCGTTCCTTagtaaattaaatttaataacCTCAAGTGGCATTGTaattgaagaaaaagaaagacaaaatgttACCATGGCAAAATTCAGTGTAGAGAGCCCTAATGATGTCCAAATTCAGAAACAAGAGGTTGTTGAGGGCAACCTGCGAAACATAATTTTACAGCTCTTGTTCAAACCAAGCGGCCCAAAAGTTACTCTTCTTAGAGAAgtggaaaaaggaaaagtgaATACCACCGAAGTCCAACTACCAGTCTATCAGTCGTCTATGACTACTAGCATTGATCGAGACCAAATACTACAAAACATTGTTCATATGATTGATGAGCTACTTTGCCAAGATACGAATTTCAAGAAAGGAATCCTTATGCAAGAAACtaccagtggagaagcagatATATCTGTCTATTCACTCATTTGCCATTGCAAAGCTGGCACTCAAAGTCCTGTTATTCAAAGATGTGATGTGAAGCCTGCCATTGGAAATCTGTTAGCTACCGCAAGCAGTCCAAAAATAGGGACCTCATGTAAAATCCACGAAAATGAAAAGGGGAACGTAAACTTGTACACAAATTGCATTGAGAATGGAGAtctgagttttctgaaaagCCTTCATTCTGAGGAAACAGAAGATAATGTCGAGTACGACATTGTAGGTAAGGAACAGATTGAAATTGTACAGGGGAATGTGAGGGAGGCAAAAAGAAGTCTGTGCCAGCAAAAGGAAATGGTGGAGCGAACTATTGTGGATGTTCAGCGGGGAGATGTGAAGAACACCAAAAAGGTCTTTTCATCAGAATGCTCAATCATTTCTGAAAATACCATTCCGCGGGATGATATCATTCCTGGAGATGTTTCAACAGCAAAGCAGCAGCTTGCAACAATTCAAACAGCAGTGGTACAAAAAGAGGACATTGTGGCTGGAGATATAAAGGCATCAATGCAATCCTTGGAACGTGCAAAGAAACAGAGTTTGATCATTGAACGAGAAAGCGTTATACCTGGAAATATTTATGATATGGACTTGTCATGTAAGTGTCCCGAACCAGAAGGAAGTCAAGTACAAAAAGAGGCAATCGTATTTGGAGATGTCAAGGCAGCTAAAAAGTCTCTACAAATGGCCAAGCAACAAGGAATGCATGTGGAGCGAGGCGTCCTTGCACCTGGAAAACTATACAACCTGGATGTCTCTGCGCAAGAAGGAAACTCATCAGTGGTTGTGCAGTCATCTTCACCCTGCAGAAATCAACAGATGAAGACATGTCCAAAGGTCAGTGGCgtggtcaaaagtttggaaaACCATGTTTCCGTAGACAGTTGCCAACAGGGAGACATATCGAACAGTGCAAATCTTAACAGTTGTAGTGCGCCAGACCTTccttttataagtaatgaatgtAATGAATTAACAACAGAAGATGAGCCAGAAGATGTTATTGAAGGAGATATTAAGTCAGCAATTAGATCTCTGCAGATTCCAGCAATGGAGCAGAGGTTTACAGATAACGAAGACATAATGAGAGGTACCATCCAACAAGCCTTGCAATCACTTGAGAAATCTAATGTTAATGTCTCCAAAGGAGACTTTAAATCAGCAATGTTGTACAGAAATTCAGGGAGAGCTTCTTCAGGGAAGAGCAAGGCTGTTCACAAGCAGAATGTTGCAGTGTCTATGCTTTCAATTGACACAACATTGTCTCCTTCAATTTCAGTAACGTGTGAAGACCAAGCATCTACCACAGCACACAACCCGTCATACTGTCCAGTAGAAAATGGAAGCTCCAAAGCATTCAGTTCTGAGGTTGTAAATGCTCCACCATGCCTGGCAACGACGCCACAGAAACTGAAGCCAGCTTTTCCAGCTAAGCCAGAATGGACTAAACCAAAGATCACAGACTGTGCAAATGTGTCACatgtaaataaaatcaatcCATTGTCTCCAGAAAATGCTAAACATTACTCACCACTTCCCCATGACAAGTTTATTGCAGACAAACTACACTCAACTTCACCTAGTGATGAGAGAAATGCTAAACAGAAAATCAATGGAGCAGAGGAGATTGAGCAGCTCATGACTGATTTTGAGGACAATTCAAAGCATGAAAGGAACTTGAGCTTAAagcatattttaaatgaatttgaaagaaaaggCCTGAGGAAAAATAACCCAGGGCTAAACAATATCGCCATCGACAAATGTGAGTTAAATAATCCAATCAAAAATGCAACCATTACTCAACACTGCAGTTCAAACATCTCACCTCTTAAAAACCAACCCAGCGAGAATGATATGTTGGAGACAGGCATTATGACAAATGCACACCAAACAACAAAAACCACTAAAGGCAATGACAGTAAAGTTGTTTTAAGAAATAAGAAAGTGTGTGAAACAGAGACAGAATGGCGACAGAGGCTTTCCAAGCACATGGATGAAATTGTAATGGGAAATGTGGAGGCGGCTacagaaatatttgaaaatatgaaaaaaagagagGAGCTCAAGGGAATCTTGTCTCAAGTGCAAGAAATTGAAGGAGAAAGAAGCAATGTAGTTGTTGGCTCATTAAAGTTATTTTGTAACAACATCCCTGGTTGGATGGTCTCAGTAAGTGAAAATTCAAAAGACGATGATCTAGAAAGTGTTTCTTCAGTTGAGACGGTATTTGAAGATTTGGAAAATGCAAGCAAGGTAATAATAGATCTAAAGGAACAAACTTTAGCAAAGCTTCTAGACATTGAGGAAACCATTAAAAAAGCCTTGTATTCTATCTCCAACCTCAAATCTGATGCAGACATTGCAGGGCTGTCAGGGCTTTTTGATGAATCGTTAAAATCAGAACAACCTAATCGACAGTCCAAAAACATCAGGAAAATCAGCATTGTGTCAAGCAAGGTCAAATCAGGTCAGggaaaagacataaaaaatacaCCCACCGATTCATGTCCACCCAAGCAAGAAAAAGACAGGAAGGTTAGCAAGGCTACAAGACAGTCATCTTTTCAGTCTTCACCATCTTTTATATCCATTCATTCAGCTGCCAGAAAACCAATTGAACAATCTAAGCCCCCCATGGGGTCAGTCAATCCATCAACAGAAATGAATGGTCAGGGCAATCCCACTCATGAGTATGGTCCCAAGGCAGCAAACTCCAAGGTCAGTGTGATACAGGTGCAAACAGTGCCCGACGAACCTGCAGCAATAATTGACACAAAAACAGTCAGTGAAACATACAAAGAGACAGATGGCTTTGGCAATGTTTTTGTATCTTCTGTGACATCGACATTTGTCGCCAAACAATCTGATCGTGAATCAGCTGCTGTATTTGAGGTGGCAGGGGGGCCGAGCAGGTATGAGGTCATGACATCACCATTATGCCAAAGCCCTTCTGAGGTTATTATGCTGAGTAACGCAAATGAGAAAGGGAAAACATTTAGTAAAGCAAAGGAAGAACAGTAA